From Bradyrhizobium sp. sBnM-33:
AACAAACCCGGGTGCGGCCAGTGGGGCGCAGCGTCGCCGACCGCGACGAAAGGATAAGGCATGCCTGTCAGGGTTAACGCTCTCGACCATCTCGTCATCAATGTGTCCGACGTGGCGCGCTCCGCCGAGTGGTACCGGAAGATCCTCGGCATGGAGGTCAAGGTGTTCGATGCGGGTCCGGGCAAAACGCCGCGGACCTCGCTGGTGTTTGGGAATCAGAAGATCAACGTGCGGCCGCGCGACGCCGACAAGGTCGAGTGGTTCACGGCCGATCACGAAACCGCAGGCAGCGACGATTTGTGCTTCCTGACGTCGAGCACGCCGGACGAAGTCGTGGCGCATCTGAAGGCCAACGGCGTCGCGATCGAGGAAGGCCCGGTCGCGAAGCAAGGCGCCCGCGGCACGCTGCGCTCGGTCTATTGCCGGGATCCGGACGGGAGCTTGATCGAGATTTCGTCGTATGAGGATGGGGCGAAGTAGGCATCGCTCTCTCCCCGTCGTTGCGAGGAGCGCCAGCGACGAAGCAATCCATACCGTCCCGCGGACGGTCTGGATTGCTTCGCGGAGCCTGTCATCGGGCGCGCATACGCGCGACCCGGTGGCTCGCAATGATGGGGTGGACGGCCCCCGAACGGCATCGATGTGCCAGACTGGCGATGCTGAGTCGAACCAGACAAGGGGACCGTCCATGACGAAGATTAGCACGATTGGGTTGGATCTGGCTAAGAACGTGTTTCAGGTTCACGGGATTGATGCATCGGGAAGGGTTGTGCTGAGGCGGCAGCTCAGGCGGGCTGCCGTAGAGAAGTTCTTTGCGGGGTTGCCACCGTGCCTGGTTGGCATGGAGGCTTGCGGGAGCGCACATCATTGGGCCCGGGTGATCAGGCGCTATGGCCATGAGGTGCGACTGATGCCGCCGGCCTATGTGAAGCCCTACGTCAAGCGCAACAAGAACGACGGCCGGGATGCGGAAGGTGTCTGCGAGGCAGTGGGCCGGCCGACGATGCGCTTTGTTCCGGTGAAGAGCGTCGAGCAACAGGCCACGCTGGCGGTTCATGGCACACGTGCCTTGCTGGTTCGCCAGCGGACGATGGTGGCAAACGCCTTGCGGGCAGCGCTGAGCGAGCTCGGGATCGTGGCCGCGCAAGGACATCAGGGGCTGTGTGAGCTGATGGCCAAGCTTGAGGAGCCGAGCGAAGAGATTCCGGAGATGATGCGATGTGCTCTGTTGATGCTGGCGCAGCACTGGCAGGCGCTCAATGCCGATGAACGCGTGCTTGAACGGCAGATCGCGAAGGCTGCCAGATGCGATCGGGACGCGCGCCGGCTGATGGAAGTCCCAGGCGTCGGCCCGATCATCGCCAGTACGGTGTTGGCCAAAGTGCCCGATGCGAAGGTGTTTCGCTCCGGTCGGGACTTCGCCGCCTGGATCGGGCTCACCGGCAAGGACCACGGTACTGGCGGCAAGCATCGCCCAGGGCGTATCTCCAAACAGGGAGATCGTATGTTGCGCGCGCTGCTGATCAGCGGAGCCAGCGCCCATCTGCGGCAGCAAAAGAGGCGCGGCGTCAGCGACCCGTGGCTGCGCGATCTTTTGGCGCGGCGGCCTTACAAGGTCGCCATGGTGGCGTTCGCCGCTAAAGCCGCGCGCATCCTCTGGGCCATGCTGAGCAAAGGAGAAGTTTACCGAGACCGCGCGAGCGCGCCGGCTGCTGCCTAGTTGAAGGGCGACAGCCGCCGCGCTCGCGCTCATCCCTATCGGAAGGGCAATTAAGGTGTGATGGCAAATGGTCAGGAAACCAGGATCGAAACACTCCGACACGTCATCGCGCGTCACAGCGCGCCGCAATGATTGGAATTCGATCCGCGATCTCCATCAGGGCCCGCGGTCAATGGCCGCTTCTCGAGGCCGTATACATGACCGCTCCCCGATCCATTGCCGAAGCACCAAAAAGCCCTTGCCGAGAGGGGGCCGTCCATACATGACGTGGTGAGAGCCCTGCAGAATCCCGATTTGCCCGTCGCGCCATCCGATGGCAGAAATACTCCCAAGCAAAAGCCAAGGCGGCCGTAGAGCCGCGCGGGAGGAATCATGCCAATTTCACAAGCCGCACCAGGCATTGTCGGGCCGTTCGCAGGGCTTGATGTGCCGTGGCTGCTGCGGATGCGCGCCGAAAGCCGCCGCAACCATCCATTCCTGATCTGGGCGCCGTTCGAGGCGCCGGCGCGGAGCTGGTCTTATGGTGAATTTCACGAGCGGGTTGGCCAACTTTCCGCAGGACTGGCCAAACGCGGCATCAAGCCCGGCGAATATGTTCTGATCCATCTCGACAATTGCATCGAGGCCATGCTGGCCTGGTTCGCCTGCGTTGAACTCGGCGCGATCGCGGTCACCACCAACACCCGCTCGGCGGCAGCCGAGATGGAATATTTCGCCGGTCATTGCGGCGCGGTCGCCGCCATCACCCAGCCTGCCTATGCCGAACTGATCTCCGCCAATTGCCGCGGCCTGCGCTGGATCGCCGTGATCTCGCATGACGCTGGCAGTACGCCGGCGCGGGCAGCGCCGCGCGGCGACAGTTTTGAGCAACTC
This genomic window contains:
- a CDS encoding VOC family protein, which encodes MPVRVNALDHLVINVSDVARSAEWYRKILGMEVKVFDAGPGKTPRTSLVFGNQKINVRPRDADKVEWFTADHETAGSDDLCFLTSSTPDEVVAHLKANGVAIEEGPVAKQGARGTLRSVYCRDPDGSLIEISSYEDGAK
- a CDS encoding IS110 family transposase — its product is MTKISTIGLDLAKNVFQVHGIDASGRVVLRRQLRRAAVEKFFAGLPPCLVGMEACGSAHHWARVIRRYGHEVRLMPPAYVKPYVKRNKNDGRDAEGVCEAVGRPTMRFVPVKSVEQQATLAVHGTRALLVRQRTMVANALRAALSELGIVAAQGHQGLCELMAKLEEPSEEIPEMMRCALLMLAQHWQALNADERVLERQIAKAARCDRDARRLMEVPGVGPIIASTVLAKVPDAKVFRSGRDFAAWIGLTGKDHGTGGKHRPGRISKQGDRMLRALLISGASAHLRQQKRRGVSDPWLRDLLARRPYKVAMVAFAAKAARILWAMLSKGEVYRDRASAPAAA